The Periophthalmus magnuspinnatus isolate fPerMag1 chromosome 19, fPerMag1.2.pri, whole genome shotgun sequence region AAACTTCGGACTTGCAAaggtatttatcacagtttttgtttctttgatgGTGTTTAAGTTTCGAAGCACTTGAAAATACCTTACCACACAGATCACAAGCAGGTGTGGGATTATAATCAGTGTCGCCATGTGCTGTCCGCTCATGTCTTTTGAGAAACCCAGATTTGCTAAAAACGGCTCCACATTGAAGACATTTGAGTTTCCTCGCAGGGCATTTGTGAGTTTTGAGCAGTTTGGGATTGGGGTATGTACGTTTACAGCGATTACAGCCATACCATTTGAACTTTTTGGTTGGTTTTACACTGTTGCTAGTCGGCGTCTCTGGTTCGGGACAGCTCTCCTCACTAGATGCAATTTTGGTGGTTGGTGTTGTTGGGTTTTGGACTTTTCTGCGTTTTGGAGCTATGAGTCTTGCCAGAGCTGAAATTTTAGATCTTGCTTCATGCCGCTGTGGTCTCTGATAAGTAGATACTGGAGAAGATACATCAGATTCTTCTTGTTGTGGTATGGGGCTATCAACTTTTATCTTGCTATCCTCAGAGTGGTCCTCAGATTGGGCCTCAGGTTGGTCATCAGGTTGGTCTTCTTTTTGGctctccacaaacacaacatctgGGTGCTCTTTTTTGATGTGCTCCTTAAGTTCATCTACGGAGGGTTCAGTGACCATGCATATAGGGCAGCTAATCAACACTATTGAATCATCATCACTGACATCTTCCACCAGctttttctttgactttttgTGTGATTTCAGATGTCTGGAAAGGTCACTGTACTGCCTAAAGCCCCTCTGACAGAACGAGCAGACGTATGGGCGAATGTTAGCGTGTACAAGCGctacatgtttttttaggttAGACTCAAGACTAAACGTCTTATCACAGTCTGGACACTTTTTAAGTTCTTCAGGCTGAACTTGGGGTTGTTCCTCTGTTGAATTTAAATTTTCAGTAACAGTTGATTCCTCAGTTTCTTTAGAATTTTGGTTTTCAATCTCCTCTTGAACATCATCTGGATTTGTAATTTCATATGTGAGATTTTCATTGGACTCTAGATCTTTTTGTGATATCAAACCTGGCTTTTTATGCACAAGCTGATGCCTGATTAAACCAGATGCTTGACTAAAAGTTCGTTTACAATGTGTGCAACAAAATGGTCGttcatttgaatggacacaaagCTTATGTCTATTAAGGTGTGCAATTTGCTTAAAACTTTTGCCACAGTCCAAGCAAGTTTTAGAGTCATCGGAagctttttcttggaggtctcCAACTGACTGTCCATCATGACCCGTGTCTAAATTAGGAGAGGGAAGTTCAATAATTTCAATATTTGGGTCCGAATGGAAGTTTTCAATATGTCGCTGTAGGTAAGTCTCTGTGGTGAAGGATAACTGACAATGAGGGCACAGGAAGATCTGGGTGGAGGCGGTTGTGTTGgtttctaaaaaaataaaattaaataataataataataataataataataagcaagCAGACAATGAAGTAACCAACTACAAttaaatgtttaacacatacCTCTTGTATTCAACTTAGAAAACCAGAACAGGGTCCAAGCTTCACTGAACTGGCTAAGCATTTTGCTGCTAGGCCACACCATCAGTTCATCCCCAGCATGGACCGTAccacaacaatgaaacagaatgCTGCCTTTGTACTGTACTGCTATCAGATTTGCCTCTTCTTTGTTACGAGCGCTGTTCACATACCTATGAAA contains the following coding sequences:
- the LOC117387546 gene encoding histone-lysine N-methyltransferase PRDM9-like — protein: MTDRGGGVEWVETTEVLIIQECIPPDATNSTDTVTSVMPILEPAEAPIQKLLDTVVPGESAGFCCEECLSLFQDQNDPANVNGPSFILDFPTVMGVPQRALLTLPFGLMIGRSSIPNAGVGVINHGPTLSPGMHFGPYEGEVVAKEDALSSNFSWEINKGQEGYEYIDGVKDTHSNWMRYVNSARNKEEANLIAVQYKGSILFHCCGTVHAGDELMVWPSSKMLSQFSEAWTLFWFSKLNTRETNTTASTQIFLCPHCQLSFTTETYLQRHIENFHSDPNIEIIELPSPNLDTGHDGQSVGDLQEKASDDSKTCLDCGKSFKQIAHLNRHKLCVHSNERPFCCTHCKRTFSQASGLIRHQLVHKKPGLISQKDLESNENLTYEITNPDDVQEEIENQNSKETEESTVTENLNSTEEQPQVQPEELKKCPDCDKTFSLESNLKKHVALVHANIRPYVCSFCQRGFRQYSDLSRHLKSHKKSKKKLVEDVSDDDSIVLISCPICMVTEPSVDELKEHIKKEHPDVVFVESQKEDQPDDQPEAQSEDHSEDSKIKVDSPIPQQEESDVSSPVSTYQRPQRHEARSKISALARLIAPKRRKVQNPTTPTTKIASSEESCPEPETPTSNSVKPTKKFKWYGCNRCKRTYPNPKLLKTHKCPARKLKCLQCGAVFSKSGFLKRHERTAHGDTDYNPTPACDLCGKVFSSASKLKHHQRNKNCDKYLCKSEVFPCPFCQFSFSIKNYLLKHIRRHHPIDYLSHCESETLEDLGVEEEVREKRFKCTLCQKTYVSEKTFKNHACFQQAKILYLCPDCGKGFSNKYGLKQHQRIHTGEKPFSCPHCPKSFTHVGQLNVHLRTHTGEKPYLCTHCGESFRQSGDLKRHERKHTGVRPHTCPECGKSFSRPQSLKAHQMLHLGQRIFKCTQCGKSFSRNYHLRRHHQKMHS